DNA sequence from the Moorena sp. SIOASIH genome:
CTTTGACCACAGCATGAGCTAGTACCGTAGCGGTTGTAGTCCCATCACCAGCAGCATCATTGGTTTTTGAAGCTGCTTGCCGAATCAGAGAAACACCAGTGTTTTCAATGTGGTCTTCCAGTTCAATCTCTTTAGCAATGGTCACACCATCATTAACAATTTGAGGAGCACCAAACTTCTTCTCTAACACTACGTTGCGACCTTTTGGTCCAAGAGTGACAGCTACAGCTTCAGTCAGAGTGTCCATTCCCTTTTCTAGGGCGCGACGAGCATTTTCGTTGTAAATAATGCGCTTAGCCATAGGTTTTTCGTTCAGTTCCTAACGGTTATTAAGGTTTAATGAAGGTAAAAGGGTTGAAGATTTAAGGGTTCAACTTGTTTGCCGATACTTTTTAGCTACCAAAATCTACCAAGGTAGACTTTAGCCCGCCAATGCAAGATGCAATACCATCCAGGGGGTATCTCCGCGCTTCTCTGACGGAATATCCCGCGAGCGCCATAAAAATGTCAAAAAAGTTAGTTCCACCGGGATTTAAGCGCAACTATTTTTACCTTGGTTTTCGGCTTTAATTTAAGTTACATAATCATCCTTGTCGGTGTTACCATAATTTAACTCTCACAAATAATAAGAGTTTTTGGTAGACTATGGAACATTTTTTCCAGCTGTTTACTCACCTTCAAGGTGTTAGCTGACGACTGCCAAGATGTCTTTCTCTGACAACAAAACGTACTCTTCGTTGCCTAACTTAATATCGGTACCAGCGTACTTAGAGTAAAGTACCTTGTCCCCTACTTTGACTTCGAGAGCAGCGTGAGAACCATCATCGTTCCGCTTGCCAGGTCCGGTGTTTACAATTTGGCCAACTTGAGGCTTTTCCTTAGCGTTATCGGGTAGTAGAATACCGCCAGCAGTTTTTTCTTCAGCGGCGCTTACCTTAACAAAAAC
Encoded proteins:
- the groES gene encoding co-chaperone GroES, which gives rise to MAAVTLSVSNVQPLGDRVFVKVSAAEEKTAGGILLPDNAKEKPQVGQIVNTGPGKRNDDGSHAALEVKVGDKVLYSKYAGTDIKLGNEEYVLLSEKDILAVVS